One region of Salvelinus namaycush isolate Seneca chromosome 3, SaNama_1.0, whole genome shotgun sequence genomic DNA includes:
- the LOC120044129 gene encoding interferon-induced protein 44-like has product MTLIWDIIEYLRNLILWITGMWLFKSTTPPMPTAVFEKEWRITPWGQKEVILQKLKDYVPGNPDIKSIRVLLHGPVGAGKSSLINFINSVFQGHITSIALADSAIAGESFTVKYQTHKIETGKHGIYYPIVFNDVMGLEESSGKGVHKDDIINALKGHVKEGHKFNPMSPLSEKDPGYIKIPSSEDRVHCLVSVMPADKMAFLRESVIQKMRDIRLAAADMGIPQMVILTRVDEACPSVRKDVKNIYLSKYIKEKMEQCSAKLGVPVNCILPVKNYHEEIDLNEDMDVLLLRALRQMVDFADDFIKNIPLKITPKED; this is encoded by the exons ATGACACTTATTTGGGACATCATTGAATACTTGAGAAATCTTATTCTTTGGATAACAG GGATGTGGCTGTTTAAATCAACTACACCACCTATGCCTACTGCAG tttttgaaAAGGAATGGAGGATCACACCCTGGGG TCAGAAAGAGGTAATACTGCAGAAATTGAAAGACTATGTTCCTGGAAACCCTGATATTAAGAGTATCCGAGTCTTGCTCCATGGACCAGTCGGAGCGGGCAAGTCCAGCCTTATCAACTTCATCAACAGTGTCTTTCAGGGTCACATTACCAGCATCGCACTAGCTGACAGTGCTATTGCAGGTGAAAGCTTCACCGTAAAA TACCAAACCCACAAAATTGAAACAGGGAAACATGGAATCTACTACCCCATCGTCTTCAATGATGTCATGGGTCTGGAGGAAAGCAGTGGCAAAGGTGTGCATAAGGATGACATCATCAACGCCCTAAAGGGCCATGTAAAAGAGGGCCACAAG TTTAATCCCATGTCACCATTATCAGAAAAGGATCCTGGCTACATAAAGATCCCCAGTTCAGAAGACAGAGTTCACTGTCTAGTCAGTGTCATGCCAGCTGATAAAATGGCTTTCTTGAGAGAAAGTGTAATCCAGAAGATGAGGGACATCAGACTAGCTGCCGCCGATATGG GGATTCCCCAAATGGTTATTCTCACCAGAGTGGATGAAGCCTGTCCATCAGTAAGGAAAGACGTGAAGAACATCTATCTGAGCAAGTACATAAAGGAGAAG ATGGAGCAGTGCAGTGCCAAACTGGGAGTACCAGTGAACTGCATCCTGCCTGTGAAGAACTACCATGAGGAAATTGACTtgaatgaagacatggatgtgCTGCTATTGAGAGCACTGAGGCAGATGGTGGACTTTGCAGATGACTTCATCAAAAATATCCCTCTCAAAATAACCCCAAAAG AGGACTAA
- the LOC120042764 gene encoding lipid droplet assembly factor 1-like isoform X2: MQCNNVTTIPKGLLQLRGSLSSMMDSLYYNPKVAELMNTSMGQYLNGHPFLAMAVLVFGAMATVPIGIFLTFATVTFIGATVGLVLLEVFLLSLGGVSLLCVLSALAILSILVSLVLGACYITSYNVLNFYYSQREEDGKPEV; encoded by the exons ATGCAGTGCAACAATGTGACAACTATCCCCAAAGGGCTACTGCAGCTTCGAGGCAGTTTGAGTAGCATGATGGACAGCCTGTACTATAACCCCAAG GTGGCAGAGCTGATGAACACATCAATGGGGCAGTACCTCAATGGCCACCCATTCTTAGCCATGGCTGTGTTGGTATTTGGCGCCATGGCCACTGTACCCATTGGGATTTTCCTGACCTTTGCCACTGTTACATTCATTGGTGCCACTGTGGGTTTAGTTTTATTGGAGG TGTTTCTGCTATCCCTGGGAGGGGTCAGTCTGCTGTGTGTGCTCTCTGCTCTGGCCATCCTCTCCATCCTGGTCTCCTTGGTCCTCGGTGCCTGTTACATTACCTCTTACAATGTGCTCAACTTCTACTACAGCCAGCG AGAAGAAGATGGGAAGCCGGAGGTATAA
- the LOC120042764 gene encoding lipid droplet assembly factor 1-like isoform X1 yields MQCNNVTTIPKGLLQLRGSLSSMMDSLYYNPKVAELMNTSMGQYLNGHPFLAMAVLVFGAMATVPIGIFLTFATVTFIGATVGLVLLEVFLLSLGGVSLLCVLSALAILSILVSLVLGACYITSYNVLNFYYSQRVSRYRVTRLESATNITVMEQDGEEDGKPEV; encoded by the exons ATGCAGTGCAACAATGTGACAACTATCCCCAAAGGGCTACTGCAGCTTCGAGGCAGTTTGAGTAGCATGATGGACAGCCTGTACTATAACCCCAAG GTGGCAGAGCTGATGAACACATCAATGGGGCAGTACCTCAATGGCCACCCATTCTTAGCCATGGCTGTGTTGGTATTTGGCGCCATGGCCACTGTACCCATTGGGATTTTCCTGACCTTTGCCACTGTTACATTCATTGGTGCCACTGTGGGTTTAGTTTTATTGGAGG TGTTTCTGCTATCCCTGGGAGGGGTCAGTCTGCTGTGTGTGCTCTCTGCTCTGGCCATCCTCTCCATCCTGGTCTCCTTGGTCCTCGGTGCCTGTTACATTACCTCTTACAATGTGCTCAACTTCTACTACAGCCAGCG TGTCAGTAGGTACCGAGTCACTAGGTTGGAGTCTGCGACAAATATAACAGTCATGGAACAAGATGG AGAAGAAGATGGGAAGCCGGAGGTATAA
- the LOC120042729 gene encoding transmembrane protein 180-like translates to MTVEKPAAGVRTFGGLNILRHLASLGAHPASVAYSMTTLGAGMMNSIFSFYYVKLFLNKYKISEGAFHQSQVVYMVWNAVNDPLFGYLQDNSRVPCCSQRRLSILYGAPFYAIAFLLAWFPWREYAPGDWMSGVHLMVALCAFDGMLTFVLLAQCALFAEISGHHQSRLRLIKYNQVASLIGSSSVLFCGLLSQNMDDFPSFQGFTVLVAVLACGCMIYTGLHSESRFDTKGSAPGSNYQGSGQSTLSFSLVTSMTLQILTNRDFQLFVLMNFFQVFMVAFCNNFTMIFAEHLIPPNVLPSLAKSFMYGAGFICPQLVVLSSQSLLHDLGYYKIILLTFYVEAGMAAVMLVLGPHHYYILAFFLTANMVLVQAAFSLFNLPLADIIDSDLQRHKRSSPLSSMVFGTNALFTKPAQSLAPMLVVSILNQFGYENLKDAGRDANPSDLEALHTTMFYLVCVVPMCVAALQVFAWKPFSIRNSHTVDTMYIDG, encoded by the exons ATGACCGTGGAGAAACCAGCCGCAGGTGTTCGCACCTTCGGCGGCCTGAACATCCTGAGGCACCTGGCGAGTCTGGGGGCTCACCCCGCCTCCGTGGCTTACTCCATGACCACGCTGGGAGCAGGCATGATGAACAGCATATTCAGCTTCTACTATGTCAAGCTGTTCCTCAACAAATACAAGATATCAGAGGGAGCTTTCCATCAGTCACAA GTGGTGTACATGGTGTGGAACGCAGTGAACGACCCTCTGTTCGGCTACCTGCAGGATAACTCCCGCGTACCGTGCTGCTCTCAACGTCGTCTCTCCATCCTGTATGGTGCTCCCTTCTACGCAATCGCCTTCCTGCTCGCCTGGTTTCCATGGCGAGAGTATGCCCCCGGCGACTGGATGAGCGGCGTCCACCTGATGGTGGCGTTGTGTGCGTTCGACGGGATGCTGACGTTTGTGTTGCTGGCGCAGTGCGCCCTCTTTGCAGAGATATCAGGCCACCACCAGAGCAGGCTGAGACTCATCAAATACAACCAG gtGGCGTCACTTATAGGTTCCTCCAGTGTTCTATTCTGCGGCCTCCTCTCCCAGAACATGGATGACTTCCCATCCTTCCAGGGCTTCACTGTCCTGGTGGCCGTTCTGGCTTGTGGCTGCATGATCTACACAGGCCTACACAGCGAGAGCCGCTTTGACACCAAAGGGTCAGCACCGGGGTCAAACTACCAAGGTTCTGGCCAATCAACTCTTTCCTTCTCCTTGGTGACCTCTATGACCTTGCAGATCCTGACCAATAGGGACTTCCAGCTCTTTGTGCTCATGAACTTCTTTCAG GTCTTCATGGTGGCATTCTGTAATAACTTCACTATGATCTTCGCGGAGCATCTGATACCCCCCAACGTGCTTCCGTCACTGGCCAAGAGCTTCATGTATGGAGCTGGATTCATCTGTCCTCAG TTGGTTGTGCTGAGCAGTCAGAGCCTGCTCCACGACCTAGGCTACTACAAGATCATCCTGCTCACCTTCTACGTGGAAGCTGGCATGGCTGCTGTCATGCTGGTGCTGGGGCCACATCACTACTACATCCTGGCATTCTTCCTGACCGCTAACAT GGTCCTTGTCCAGGCAGCCTTCAGTCTGTTTAACCTGCCTCTGGCTGACATTATCGACTCAGATCTTCAGAGACACAAGCGCAG ctcccccctctcctccatggTGTTTGGGACCAATGCTCTGTTCACTAAACCAGCCCAGTCACTGGCTCCTATGCTGGTGGTCTCCATCCTAAACCAGTTTGGCTATGAGAACCTGAAGGACGCTGGGAGGGATGCAAACCCCAG TGACTTGGAGGCCCTCCACACCACCATGTTCTACCTGGTGTGTGTGGTGCCCATGTGTGTCGCCGCCCTGCAAGTCTTCGCCTGGAAGCCCTTCTCAATACGCAACAGTCACACCGTGGACACCATGTATATCGACGGTTGA
- the LOC120042754 gene encoding ER lumen protein-retaining receptor 2-like, whose product MNIFRLTGDLSHLAAIIILLLKIWKTRSCAGISGKSQILFALVFTTRYLDLLTSFISLYNTTMKVIYIGCAYATVYLIYMKFKATYDGNHDSFRMEFLVVPVGGLACLVNHDFSFLEILWTFSIYLESVAILPQLFMISKTGEAETITTHYLFFLGLYRALYLFNWIWRFYFEGFFDMIAIVAGMVQTILYCDFFYLYVTKVLKGKKLSLPA is encoded by the exons ATGAACATCTTCAGGTTAACGGGAGACCTCTCTCACTTGGCAGCTATCATCATTCTCCTGCTCAAAATATGGAAAACCAGGTCGTGTGCTG GTATCTCCGGGAAGAGCCAGATCCTATTTGCTTTGGTCTTCACTACTCGCTACCTGGACCTCCTCACCTCCTTCATTTCCCTCTACAACACCACCATGAAG GTTATCTACATTGGTTGTGCCTACGCCACTGTCTACCTGATCTACATGAAGTTCAAGGCCACCTATGATGGGAACCATGACAGCTTTCGAATGGAGTTCCTGGTGGTTCCTGTAGGGGGCCTCGCCTGCCTGGTCAACCATGACTTCTCTTTCCTAGAG ATCCTGTGGACATTCTCCATCTACCTGGAGTCGGTGGCCATCCTGCCCCAGCTCTTCATGATCAGTAAGACGGGCGAGGCGGAGACAATCACCACCCACTACCTGTTCTTCCTGGGTCTCTACCGGGCCCTGTACCTCTTCAACTGGATCTGGCGCTTTTACTTCGAGGGTTTCTTTGACATGATCGCCATCGTGGCCGGCATGGTGCAGACCATCCTCTACTGCGACTTCTTCTACCTTTATGTCACCAAAG TGCTGAAAGGAAAGAAGCTGAGCCTGCCAGCATGA
- the LOC120042739 gene encoding immunoglobulin superfamily member 6-like, producing the protein MENRENCPQGLSLHQPDDIIWRIGGQSASLPCNIAYDTNRNIDFLWFVFKQDAHHSVDLMTQQHKYSLERNSLNINSLQANDSGVYHCAALFRDVVCRGAQEIGQGTTLVVRERGMQMAWHVLLWLLFVLLALYSLAILILIIRKKTGKDIAVCRGTQKGDIQKNKVRVQFGAVVQELYGKRNLRSNKKNPNHSSPALNKVESPHSNHPEDIYQNQ; encoded by the exons ATGGAGAACAGGGAAAACTGCCCCCAAGGGTTATCGTTACACCAACCAGACGATATCATTTGGCGGATAGGGGGTCAGTCAGCCTCTCTCCCCTGTAACATCGCATATGATACCAATAGGAACATTGATTTCCTCTGGTTCGTCTTCAAGCAGGACGCTCACCACTCGGTCGATCTGATGACCCAGCAACACAAATACAGCCTGGAGAGAAACAGCCTAAATATCAACTCACTCCAGGCCAATGACAGCGGGGTGTACCACTGTGCTGCCCTGTTTAGAGACGTGGTATGCCGCGGGGCACAGGAGATAGGGCAGGGCACCACGCTGGTGGTGAGAG AGAGGGGCATGCAGATGGCCTGGCATGTTTTGCTGTGGCTGCTGTTTGTCCTGTTGGCCTTGTACAGTCTGGCAATACTGATTCTGATCATTCGTAAGAAG ACTGGGAAAGACATTGCCGTTTGCAGAGGCACACAGAAGGGTGACATCCAG AAGAATAAAGTTCGAGTACAGTTTGGTGCTGTTGTGCAAGAGCTGTACGGCAAGAGGAACTTACGAAGTAACAAGAAAAACCCCAACCACAGTAGCCCTGCTCTAAACAAG GTTGAAAGCCCCCACTCCAACCATCCAGAGGACATTTACCAAAACCAGTGA